A genome region from Mesorhizobium sp. B2-1-8 includes the following:
- a CDS encoding NfeD family protein, which yields MTFARVALFAAAFVAAAVVSLFPSAGSEKVALSVAIDGAIGPASARQLEEALGVAAKRDAAVLILKLDTPGGLVTSMRQMISDILASPVPVIGYVAPAGGHAASAGTYILYATHVAAMAPGTNLGAATPVEMGGLPALPGDQKDNQKDATGRPAGDAMMTKVTNDAVALIRSLAELRNRNGDWGEKAVREAASLSANAALQEHVIDFVARDTTELLQLADGRTVDVAGKKVVLATKGLPVETLEPGWFIQLLSVITDPNTAVILMLVGVYGIVFEFTSPGAVAPGVIGTTCLVLGLYALDLLPINYTGLALMLLGIVFLIIEAFNPTVVLGLGGVAAFLFGAAMLLRIEGPGFAMSWAVIGPAAALTLGLALLSGTYLWAARRNPPRVGGEAMRGQPAEILDWQGGEGHVLALGERWRAKADEPVAAGDSVEVTDISDLVLTVRRRDAGRNGARQ from the coding sequence GTGACCTTCGCGCGGGTGGCCCTTTTCGCCGCGGCCTTCGTCGCCGCGGCTGTCGTTTCTCTCTTCCCTTCGGCCGGGAGCGAGAAGGTTGCGCTGAGCGTGGCGATCGATGGCGCCATCGGGCCGGCAAGCGCAAGGCAGCTCGAGGAAGCGCTCGGCGTCGCCGCCAAACGGGACGCCGCGGTCCTCATCCTTAAACTCGACACGCCCGGCGGGCTGGTCACCTCGATGCGCCAGATGATCTCCGATATCCTGGCTTCGCCGGTGCCCGTCATCGGCTATGTCGCGCCTGCCGGTGGCCATGCGGCGAGTGCCGGCACCTACATCCTCTATGCCACCCATGTCGCGGCCATGGCGCCCGGCACCAATCTGGGTGCCGCGACACCGGTGGAGATGGGCGGGCTGCCGGCGCTTCCGGGCGACCAGAAGGACAACCAGAAGGATGCCACCGGACGGCCGGCGGGCGACGCGATGATGACCAAGGTGACCAATGACGCGGTCGCCCTGATCCGCTCGCTCGCCGAACTGCGCAATCGCAATGGCGACTGGGGCGAGAAGGCCGTGCGCGAAGCGGCGAGCCTGTCGGCCAATGCGGCATTGCAGGAACATGTGATCGATTTCGTCGCTCGCGACACCACCGAGCTCCTGCAACTGGCCGATGGGCGGACCGTCGATGTGGCCGGCAAGAAAGTGGTGCTGGCGACGAAGGGGCTGCCGGTCGAGACGCTGGAGCCGGGCTGGTTCATCCAGCTGCTTTCCGTCATCACCGATCCGAACACCGCCGTCATCCTGATGCTGGTCGGCGTCTATGGCATCGTCTTCGAGTTCACCAGCCCGGGCGCGGTCGCGCCCGGCGTCATCGGCACCACCTGTCTCGTGCTCGGCCTTTATGCGCTCGATCTCCTGCCGATCAACTATACCGGCCTTGCCCTGATGCTGCTCGGCATCGTTTTCCTCATCATCGAGGCCTTCAATCCCACCGTCGTGCTCGGGCTCGGCGGCGTGGCCGCCTTTCTGTTCGGTGCCGCCATGCTGCTGCGGATCGAGGGGCCGGGCTTTGCCATGTCATGGGCCGTCATCGGTCCGGCCGCCGCGCTGACGCTTGGATTGGCGCTGCTGAGCGGTACCTATCTCTGGGCGGCGCGCCGGAACCCGCCGCGCGTCGGCGGCGAAGCGATGCGCGGCCAGCCGGCCGAGATCCTCGACTGGCAGGGCGGCGAGGGCCATGTGCTGGCCCTGGGCGAGCGCTGGCGAGCGAAGGCCGATGAACCCGTCGCGGCCGGCGACAGCGTCGAGGTGACGGACATCAGCGACCTCGTGCTGACCGTGCGGCGGCGCGACGCGGGAAGGAATGGAGCAAGGCAATGA
- a CDS encoding slipin family protein: MNIGYVAYLVLALIVVIFLSAAIRILREYQRGVVFTLGRFTGVKGPGLIILVPFVQQMVKVDLRVVVQDVPPQDVISRDNVSVKVNAVLYFRIVDAERAVIQVEDYMAATNQLAQTTLRSVLGKHELDEMLAERDRLNSDIQEILDQRTDAWGIKVSNVEIKHVDLNENMVRAIAKQAEAERLRRAKVINAEGEQQAAAKLVEAGRMLAAEPQAMQLRYFEALHDIAGERSSTVVFPLPVDLLGQFLKGQGK, from the coding sequence ATGAACATCGGCTATGTGGCCTATCTGGTACTAGCGCTAATTGTGGTCATATTCCTGTCCGCGGCCATCCGCATCCTCCGGGAATATCAGCGCGGCGTGGTCTTCACGCTCGGCCGCTTCACCGGGGTCAAGGGGCCCGGGCTCATCATCCTCGTTCCCTTCGTCCAGCAGATGGTGAAGGTCGACCTGCGCGTGGTGGTGCAGGACGTGCCGCCGCAGGACGTGATTTCGCGCGACAACGTCTCGGTGAAGGTCAATGCCGTGCTCTATTTCCGCATCGTCGACGCCGAACGGGCGGTCATCCAGGTCGAGGACTACATGGCCGCCACCAACCAGCTGGCGCAGACCACGCTGCGATCGGTGCTCGGCAAGCACGAACTCGACGAGATGCTGGCCGAGCGCGACAGGCTCAACAGCGACATCCAGGAAATCCTTGACCAGCGCACCGATGCGTGGGGCATCAAGGTGTCCAATGTCGAGATCAAGCATGTCGACCTCAACGAGAACATGGTCCGCGCCATCGCCAAGCAGGCCGAGGCCGAGCGGCTGCGGCGCGCCAAGGTGATCAATGCCGAAGGCGAGCAGCAGGCGGCTGCGAAACTGGTCGAGGCGGGCCGCATGCTGGCGGCCGAGCCGCAGGCCATGCAGCTGCGCTATTTCGAGGCCTTGCATGACATCGCCGGCGAGCGCTCCTCCACCGTGGTGTTCCCGTTGCCGGTGGACCTGCTCGGTCAATTCCTGAAAGGGCAGGGGAAGTAA
- a CDS encoding helix-turn-helix domain-containing protein — MSFSERVLELRLQSAHRMLSHKHSDMRVSDIALTSGFSDVSYFNRCFRRRFGYTPTSAR; from the coding sequence ATGAGCTTCTCTGAACGCGTTCTCGAACTGCGTTTGCAGAGCGCCCACAGGATGCTCTCGCACAAACACAGCGACATGCGGGTCAGCGACATCGCCCTGACAAGCGGATTCAGCGACGTATCGTACTTCAACCGCTGCTTTCGTCGCCGCTTCGGCTATACGCCGACAAGCGCCAGATAA
- a CDS encoding helix-turn-helix transcriptional regulator, producing the protein MLSPHLRRASLIGDLLDQGRVITHLYRQALDHLAVPVVLTHANGAILHANAAAEQMFSAQGPILSRNGLLQAQNPVAARALLDAIASAAGADASLGARGIGLPVSAQGQPPAVAYVLPLTEGTARAVFRPACAAVFISTTTSASPLPEAVLITLFDLTPAEARVLLRIGGGLSASKSASSLGIGENTLKTHLNRIFARTGTRRQADLVKLVSDIGTPLAAHGP; encoded by the coding sequence TTGCTCTCGCCGCATCTGCGCCGTGCTTCGCTGATCGGCGATCTGCTCGACCAGGGCCGCGTCATCACCCATCTTTATCGCCAGGCGCTCGATCATCTGGCTGTGCCTGTCGTGCTTACCCACGCCAACGGAGCAATCCTCCATGCGAATGCGGCCGCCGAACAGATGTTTTCGGCGCAGGGTCCCATTCTCTCCAGGAACGGCCTGCTCCAGGCACAGAATCCGGTGGCGGCCCGCGCCCTTCTGGACGCGATCGCCAGTGCGGCGGGCGCGGATGCTTCGCTTGGCGCGCGCGGCATAGGGCTGCCGGTTTCGGCCCAGGGCCAGCCGCCCGCCGTTGCCTATGTGTTGCCGCTGACTGAAGGAACGGCGCGCGCGGTTTTCCGGCCGGCATGCGCGGCTGTGTTCATATCGACGACGACATCGGCTTCTCCCCTCCCGGAAGCCGTTCTGATCACGCTGTTCGACCTTACACCCGCGGAGGCCCGGGTGCTGCTGCGGATCGGCGGCGGATTGTCAGCCTCCAAGAGCGCGTCGTCGCTCGGCATTGGTGAAAACACCTTGAAGACCCACCTCAATCGGATTTTCGCCAGAACCGGCACGAGACGCCAAGCCGACCTCGTCAAACTCGTGTCGGACATCGGCACGCCGCTGGCGGCTCATGGACCCTGA
- a CDS encoding LysR family transcriptional regulator, which produces MQQSHEPAALAEMAAFAAIAEARSFTRAAARVGRDATILSRRLQSLETRLGVRLLSRTTRSVSLTEAGAEFLVRVRAILAAVDEAEAVASAHAGGGPRGVLRLALPGTFGRMWIGPLLPQFLAEFPDVRIEAEFSNRFTDLVAENFDVAVRLGSLEDSRLVARKVATRRRLLCAAPSYLARRGRPETPQALLDHSCLGFSGFQTFPAWEMTDREGRRARVEVSGPLVSDDAEVLVDAAVQGVGLMMSTDWLVGRELADGRLVPVLEEWTLADEGAVYVVTPSAKGKAAKTRAFADWIGKRFAPEPPWRR; this is translated from the coding sequence ATGCAGCAATCTCACGAACCCGCGGCCCTTGCCGAGATGGCCGCCTTCGCGGCCATCGCCGAGGCGCGCTCCTTCACCCGCGCGGCGGCGCGTGTCGGACGCGACGCGACCATCCTGTCGCGGCGCCTGCAATCGCTTGAGACGCGGCTGGGGGTGAGATTGCTCTCGCGCACGACGCGCAGCGTGTCGCTGACCGAAGCAGGCGCCGAATTCCTGGTGCGTGTGCGCGCCATCCTCGCTGCCGTCGACGAGGCCGAGGCCGTCGCGTCCGCGCATGCCGGGGGCGGCCCGCGCGGCGTGCTCAGGCTGGCCCTGCCCGGCACGTTCGGGCGCATGTGGATCGGGCCGCTGCTGCCTCAATTCCTTGCCGAATTTCCCGATGTGCGCATCGAGGCCGAATTCTCCAACCGCTTCACCGATCTGGTCGCCGAGAATTTCGATGTCGCCGTGCGGCTGGGCAGCCTGGAGGATTCGCGCCTGGTGGCACGCAAGGTGGCGACGCGACGCCGGCTGCTCTGCGCCGCCCCCTCCTATCTTGCCCGCAGGGGCAGGCCGGAGACACCGCAGGCACTGCTCGACCATTCCTGCCTGGGCTTCTCGGGCTTCCAGACCTTTCCGGCCTGGGAGATGACCGACCGCGAGGGCCGGCGCGCGCGCGTTGAGGTTTCCGGGCCATTGGTCAGCGACGACGCCGAGGTGCTGGTCGACGCCGCCGTGCAAGGCGTCGGCCTGATGATGAGCACCGACTGGCTGGTCGGCCGCGAGCTTGCCGATGGACGGCTGGTGCCCGTGCTGGAGGAGTGGACGCTGGCGGACGAAGGCGCGGTCTATGTCGTCACGCCCTCGGCCAAGGGAAAGGCCGCCAAGACCCGCGCCTTCGCCGACTGGATCGGCAAGCGCTTCGCGCCGGAGCCGCCCTGGCGGCGGTAA
- a CDS encoding zinc-dependent alcohol dehydrogenase family protein: protein MKAIELSQPRLDAFRAVTVATPEPQRGEVLIRQRAASLNFVDVAVASGNYPGPSFPLIPVADAAGEIVALGEGVARFAIGDRVVAHAKPRWIGGPPRPYETTQMRGISLPGSLAEYVALPANSLVPVPAHLSFEAASTLPIAGTTAWNAISAANVGPGSVVVLLGTGGVSIFTLQLAKAAGATVIITSSSDEKLERAKALGADHLINYRATPDWDGKVLELTGGLGADLIVETGGTATFARAVNATAPGGTLFTIGFVTGAEATVNLLPIIIKALKVVGNNTGSVSDLFDAAHAIGAARIEPVVDKMFSPDQATEAYTHMAAGGLHFGKLVFGLEW, encoded by the coding sequence ATGAAAGCCATCGAACTCAGCCAGCCCAGGCTGGACGCCTTCCGCGCCGTCACCGTTGCAACCCCCGAACCGCAGCGTGGGGAGGTGCTGATCCGTCAGCGCGCGGCGAGCCTCAATTTCGTCGATGTCGCGGTGGCGAGCGGCAATTATCCCGGACCGAGCTTTCCGCTCATCCCCGTCGCCGACGCCGCCGGCGAGATCGTAGCGCTGGGCGAGGGCGTTGCCAGATTCGCCATCGGCGACCGCGTCGTCGCGCATGCCAAGCCGCGCTGGATCGGTGGGCCGCCGCGGCCTTACGAGACGACGCAGATGCGCGGCATCTCGCTGCCGGGATCGCTGGCCGAATATGTGGCGCTGCCGGCCAATTCGCTGGTGCCGGTCCCGGCGCATCTCTCCTTCGAGGCGGCCTCGACGCTGCCGATCGCCGGCACCACGGCCTGGAACGCCATCAGCGCCGCCAATGTCGGGCCGGGCTCGGTCGTCGTGCTGCTTGGCACGGGCGGCGTCTCGATCTTCACCCTGCAACTCGCGAAGGCCGCCGGCGCCACGGTCATCATCACCTCGTCGTCGGACGAGAAGCTGGAGCGGGCGAAGGCACTCGGCGCCGATCATCTCATCAACTACCGCGCGACGCCCGACTGGGACGGCAAGGTGCTGGAGCTGACCGGCGGTCTCGGCGCCGACCTCATCGTCGAGACCGGCGGAACCGCAACCTTCGCCCGCGCCGTCAACGCCACCGCGCCCGGCGGCACGCTGTTCACCATCGGCTTCGTCACCGGCGCCGAGGCCACGGTCAATCTGCTGCCGATCATCATCAAGGCGCTGAAGGTGGTCGGCAACAACACCGGATCCGTGTCCGATCTCTTCGACGCCGCCCATGCCATCGGCGCGGCCCGGATCGAGCCGGTGGTCGACAAGATGTTTTCACCCGATCAAGCGACCGAAGCCTACACCCACATGGCCGCCGGCGGCCTGCATTTCGGCAAGCTGGTGTTCGGGCTGGAGTGGTGA
- a CDS encoding xanthine dehydrogenase family protein molybdopterin-binding subunit, with the protein MTVHSIRVGEPKRGDASDGGAEAVGGRLSRVDGPAKITGAAKYAVEQQLEGLAYAVLVESTIASGKVRAIDSEAAEAAPGVLKVLTPDTTISLKTASDWFGTPPPDKPYCPLARDVTFSGQHVAAVVAETFEQAVAAAAMVKVSYDETPAIVDLSDGKAGDGIPVDAMTKEWGDASAAFAAAPVRICAAYNTPREYQAPMEPHGLIARWEGDHLTVWEPSQWLDGMARTYAEWFGVPFENVRLVSPYIGGGFGSKALALSHGAIAASAAKMLGRPVRLVMTRPQTFTGYGGRAATRQTVTIGADHDGMIQSIVHRGVNETSIDGMWVEPLGSVTSIMYATPNFSSKQNVVRVNSVVPGAMRAPGENPSAFGIESAIDELAYEVGIDPLEIRLRNYAEQDPHAKKAWSTRQLREAFTAGADRFGWTRRTPEPRSMRDGNQLIGWGVAAGTYPVRRAYGEAIVRILADGSVEVESSSIDMGQGTYTILAQTAAETVGVPADNVVVKLGDSRFPRAGVAGGSRLAGVMTGAVHKAATSALDQLIGLAISDPRSPFHALQANTLVVANGRITAPRGDGPDVSVAELLKSIGRDRIEATGDTMPANSSAEDRYKNYTTIAMALPHTEGDYSRHSWCAHFVEVRVDEDFGTVRVSRVVSALDSGRLYNPKLAESQWKGGIIMGIGQALLEEGIVDRRHGRIVNNNLADYLVPTNADIPDIEVISVGIPDLHSSVLGGKGVGELAIVGMAPAIANAVFHATGKRIRDLPITLEKLI; encoded by the coding sequence AACCGAAACGGGGCGACGCCTCCGACGGCGGCGCCGAAGCCGTCGGCGGCCGGCTGTCGCGCGTCGACGGCCCAGCCAAGATCACGGGTGCGGCCAAATACGCCGTCGAGCAGCAGCTCGAAGGCCTCGCCTACGCCGTGCTGGTCGAAAGCACGATTGCATCCGGCAAGGTGCGCGCCATCGACAGCGAGGCGGCCGAGGCAGCACCGGGCGTACTCAAGGTGCTGACACCGGACACGACCATCAGCCTGAAAACCGCCTCGGACTGGTTCGGCACCCCGCCGCCCGACAAGCCCTACTGCCCGCTGGCGCGCGACGTCACCTTCTCGGGCCAGCATGTCGCCGCCGTCGTCGCCGAGACCTTCGAGCAGGCCGTGGCCGCCGCAGCGATGGTCAAGGTCAGCTATGACGAGACGCCGGCAATCGTCGACCTCAGCGATGGCAAGGCTGGTGACGGCATTCCGGTCGACGCCATGACCAAGGAATGGGGCGACGCGTCCGCCGCCTTCGCCGCGGCCCCGGTGCGCATCTGCGCCGCCTACAACACGCCGCGCGAATACCAGGCGCCGATGGAACCGCATGGCCTTATCGCCCGCTGGGAAGGCGACCACCTGACCGTGTGGGAGCCGAGCCAGTGGCTGGACGGCATGGCGCGCACCTATGCAGAATGGTTCGGCGTGCCGTTCGAGAATGTGCGGCTGGTGTCGCCCTATATCGGCGGCGGCTTCGGTTCCAAGGCGCTGGCGCTCAGCCATGGCGCGATTGCCGCGAGTGCCGCGAAAATGCTCGGCCGGCCGGTGCGGCTGGTGATGACGCGGCCGCAGACCTTCACCGGTTACGGCGGCCGCGCCGCGACCCGCCAGACGGTGACGATCGGCGCCGACCATGACGGCATGATCCAGTCGATCGTGCATCGCGGCGTCAACGAAACCTCGATCGATGGCATGTGGGTCGAGCCGCTGGGCTCGGTCACCTCGATCATGTACGCGACGCCGAATTTCTCCTCGAAACAGAATGTCGTGCGGGTGAACTCGGTGGTACCAGGCGCCATGCGTGCGCCGGGCGAAAACCCGTCGGCCTTCGGCATCGAAAGCGCCATTGACGAACTCGCCTACGAGGTCGGCATCGATCCGCTGGAAATCCGGCTGCGCAACTACGCCGAGCAGGACCCGCATGCGAAAAAAGCCTGGTCGACCAGGCAGTTGCGCGAGGCTTTTACAGCAGGCGCCGACCGCTTCGGCTGGACTAGGCGCACGCCCGAGCCACGCTCGATGCGCGACGGGAACCAGTTGATCGGCTGGGGCGTGGCCGCCGGCACCTATCCGGTGCGGCGCGCCTATGGCGAGGCGATCGTCCGCATCCTGGCCGATGGTTCGGTCGAGGTCGAAAGCTCCTCGATCGACATGGGCCAGGGCACCTACACCATCCTGGCGCAGACCGCCGCCGAGACGGTCGGCGTGCCCGCCGACAACGTCGTGGTGAAGCTCGGCGACTCCCGCTTTCCCCGTGCCGGCGTCGCCGGCGGCTCACGGCTGGCCGGCGTGATGACAGGCGCCGTCCACAAGGCGGCGACGTCGGCGCTCGACCAGCTGATCGGTCTGGCGATCAGCGATCCGCGCTCGCCCTTCCACGCGCTGCAGGCCAACACTTTGGTCGTCGCCAATGGCCGCATCACCGCGCCACGCGGCGACGGTCCTGATGTCTCGGTCGCCGAATTGCTCAAAAGCATCGGCCGCGACCGCATCGAGGCGACCGGCGACACTATGCCGGCCAATTCGAGCGCCGAGGATCGCTACAAGAACTACACCACCATCGCCATGGCGCTGCCGCACACCGAGGGCGACTATTCCCGCCATTCCTGGTGCGCGCATTTCGTCGAGGTGCGTGTCGACGAGGATTTCGGCACGGTGCGCGTGTCGCGCGTGGTGTCGGCGCTGGATTCGGGCCGGCTCTACAATCCGAAGCTGGCCGAAAGCCAATGGAAGGGCGGCATCATCATGGGTATCGGCCAGGCGCTGCTCGAGGAAGGCATCGTCGACCGCCGCCACGGCCGCATCGTCAACAACAACCTCGCCGACTATCTCGTCCCCACCAATGCCGACATCCCCGACATCGAGGTGATCTCGGTCGGCATCCCCGACCTGCACTCCTCGGTGCTTGGCGGCAAGGGCGTCGGTGAACTGGCGATCGTCGGCATGGCGCCGGCCATTGCGAATGCTGTGTTCCACGCGACGGGCAAGCGGATTAGGGATCTGCCGATTACCTTGGAGAAGCTGATTTAA